The proteins below come from a single Metarhizium brunneum chromosome 1, complete sequence genomic window:
- the MKK1 gene encoding MAP kinase kinase MKK1, protein MADTSGSQSQSTDPAAQLPTFAAAPPTSAPSNVVPQLSSPAPILRPAIPGGRSGGRPPRLGISIPASPSVKPVGSQQQVQSTPSRPPLPTLHLATPMGTRATPYEQPPGSQGIQPGQSADGGSESSAAHSRSGSFGPLDGRASNPTSAGSQFSALSFASQYIIPVTRTQGTPDPVSAVGSMYSERSEGGVSMERDGSHQDSATFAGWTLEKLKEADVEDLDDEGWRIASMNNFIEELGHLGEGAGGAVTRCRLKERKTVFALKIITTNPDPDVKKQIVRELGFNKECASEHICRYYGAFVDPSTATISIAMEFCEGGSLDSIYKEVKLQDGRTGEKVLGKIAEGVLRGLTYLHTRRIIHRDIKPSNILLCRDGAVKLCDFGVSGDFGTKGEANTFIGTSYYMAPERITGQSYTITSDVWSTGVTLLEVAQNRFPFPADGTEMQPRAGLIDLLTYIVRQPVPTLKDEPDVNVYWSDNFKYFIECCLEKRPDRRASPWKMLEHPWMLDMRPKRVNMVKYLSSVWKWEK, encoded by the exons ATGGCGGACACATCAGGCTCGCAGTCACAGAGTACTGACCCAGCAGCACAATTG CCAACCTTTGCCGCAGCACCGCCAACCTCTGCCCCTTCCAATGTCGTTCCTCAACTATCATCTCCCGCTCCAATCCTCAGACCGGCCATTCCCGGCGGCCGCTCTGGTGGCCGTCCCCCGAGGCTTGGTATTTCTATTCCGGCGTCTCCAAGTGTGAAACCGGTCGGCAGCCAACAACAAGTTCAGTCTACcccgtcaaggccgccgctTCCAACTTTACACCTGGCCACTCCTATGGGCACGCGAGCCACGCCGTATGAGCAGCCTCCCGGATCACAGGGAATCCAACCCGGCCAGTCtgccgacggcggcagcgaaAGTAGCGCAGCCCACTCGAGGTCCGGTAGTTTTGGGCCTTTAGACGGCAGGGCAAGCAATCCTACTTCGGCAGGATCTCAATTTTCTGCCCTTTCGTTTGCCTCACAGTATATTATTCCGGTAACAAGAACTCAAGGTACTCCAGATCCGGTATCAGCTGTGGGATCCATGTATTCTGAAAGAAGCGAAGGCGGCGTTTCCATGGAAAGAGATGGCAGTCATCAAGACTCCGCTACCTTTGCTGGCTGGACTCTGGAGAAGCTCAAAGAAGCCGATGTTGAGgatcttgatgatgaaggctgGAGAATTGCAAGCATGAATAATTTCATTGAGGAGCTCGGTCATCTGGGTGAAGGTGCCGGGGGTGCTGTTACCAGGTGTAGACTGAAAGAACGCAAGACTGTGTTTGCGCTGAAA ATTATTACTACCAACCCGGATCCTGATGTTAAGAAACAGATTGTACGAGAGTTGGGCTTCAACAAAGAATGCGCGTCAGAGCACATCTGTCGTTACTACGGTGCTTTTGTCGACCCGTCCACCGCCACCATCTCCATTGCTATGGAGTTCTGTGAAGGCGGGTCACTGGACAGCATCTATAAAGAGGTCAAGCTACAAGATGGTCGAACAGGAGAGAAGGTTCTGGGAAAGATCGCCGAGGGCGTATTGCGCGGACTCACTTACCTCCACACTCGACGGATCATCCACCGAGACATTAAACCATCGAATATCCTCCTGTGTCGAGATGGAGCCGTGAAGCTGTGTGACTTTGGGGTTTCTGGCGACTTTGGAACTAAGGGAGAGGCCAACACATTCATCGGCACCAGTTATTACATGGCACCCGAACGAATCACTGGCCAATCATACACAATTACATCTGACGTGTGGTCCACGGGTGTAACATTACTGGAAGTTGCTCAAAATCGCTTCCCATTCCCTGCCGATGGGACCGAGATGCAACCAAGAGCAGGTTTGATCGACTTGCTAACTTACATTGTTCGGCAGCCGGTGCCGACGCTCAAGGATGAGCCTGATGTAAACGTGTACTGGAGCGACAACTTCAAATATTTCATCGAGTGCTG CCTAGAGAAGCGACCCGATCGCCGAGCCAGTCCATGGAAGATGCTTGAGCACCCCTGGATGCTTGACATGCGCCCCAAGCGAGTTAACATGGTTAAATATCTTTCCTCCGTGTGGAAATGGGAAAAGTAA
- the RER1 gene encoding Protein RER1, translating into MDAPEPEQTPFAAVTAHTTKLQRHYQALLDQSTPFVLYRWVATGVTLLLFFVRIFFIQGWYIVAYALGIYLLNLFLAFLQPKFDPSNDAVDQDMEDGAVGTLPTKQDEEFKPFIRRLPEFKFWYWATRAIAISFFCTFFEFFNIPVFWPVLVMYWIILFVLTMRKQIQHMIKYRYVPFTMGKKNYRKDNS; encoded by the exons ATGGATGCGCCAGAGCCTGAACAGACCCCTTTCGCCGCTGTCACAGCCCACACGACCAAACTGCAAAGG CATTACCAAGCTCTGCTCGACCAGTCTACGCCCTTTGTGCTCTACAGATGGGTTGCAACCGGCGTCACCCTACTACTCTTCTTCGTGCGCATTTTCTTCATCCAGGGATGGTACATTG TTGCCTATGCGCTCGGCATTTATCTGCTCAACCTGTTTCTGGCTTTCCTCCAGCCCAAATTTGACCCTTCCAACGATGCGGTCGACCAGGACATGGAAGATGGTGCCGTAGGGACCCTCCCGACCAAGCAGGATGAGGAGTTCAAGCCCTTCATTAGGCGTCTTCCCGAGTTCAAGTTTTGGTACTGGGCTACCCgtgccattgccatctccttcttctgcACCTTCTTCGAATTCTTCAACATTCCTGTCTTCTGGCCTGTCCTGGTCATGTATTGGATTATTCTCTTTGTCCTGACGA TGCGCAAGCAAATTCAGCATATGATCAAGTATCGCTACGTTCCATTCACCATGGGCAAGAAGAACTACCGCAAAGACAACTCTTAG
- the fcyB_0 gene encoding Purine-cytosine permease, which translates to MSMDEEKGQGIVPKTPGEKDALDVDSSDKADQGAAGSTRSGILAQLRNLEARMDAKFGIESEAIVRKRAEDKKDVPWTEELTMALLWASGTMNTSCFATGFLGWQFGLSLKQTILITIFASILGGIVTGYCATFGAATGLRQMSVSRYSFGWWPNKLIAILNCIQQMGWAAVSCITGGLALTAVSDGHVSLILGIVILAVVALLISFVGLNAILVYERYAWIVFFVIFLIIFGETGKYADNSTPASITGATLSGAVLSLIAIVYGSSAAWCTTASDYYVHYRADVSRTKVFLMTSFGIAIPTSIGMLAGCVVASSLNTQAEWRDTYEHDGLGYLIQDMLYPRGFAKFLLTLLVLSGINTNVISIYSASLSFQQLARPLALIPRFVWTLVSFACILALAVGGREQLNTYLQNFLSLLGYWCTSYAIILLEEHYIFRKGKFENYDFEGWNDPARLPLGIGAATAFGLGVVSWCMGMNQTWFVAPLAKVIGDNGGDVANELTFVVTALGYLPARYLELRILGR; encoded by the coding sequence ATGTCAATGGACGAAGAGAAAGGCCAGGGAATCGTTCCCAAGACACCTGGTGAGAAGGATGCCTTGGACGTGGACTCGAGTGACAAAGCAGATCAGGGTGCCGCTGGCTCAACAAGGAGCGGAATACTTGCCCAACTGCGCAATCTTGAAGCCCGTATGGATGCTAAGTTCGGAATCGAATCCGAAGCCATTGTTCGGAAACGCGCGGAAGACAAGAAAGATGTGCCTTGGACCGAAGAGCTCACCATGGCTCTGTTATGGGCTAGCGGAACCATGAACACGTCCTGTTTCGCGACGGGCTTTCTAGGGTGGCAATTCGGTCTGAGTCTGAAGCAGACTATTCTCATCACTATATTTGCTTCTATTCTCGGCGGAATCGTCACAGGCTACTGTGCGACATTCGGTGCCGCCACGGGATTGCGACAGATGAGCGTCAGCAGGTACAGCTTCGGATGGTGGCCCAACAAGCTCATTGCTATTCTAAACTGCATTCAGCAGATGGGCTGGGCGGCTGTTTCTTGCATCACTGGCGGCCTTGCGTTGACAGCGGTTTCGGACGGCCATGTTTCCCTCATTCtgggcatcgtcatcctGGCCGTGGTGGCGCTGCTCATCTCATTCGTTGGGCTCAACGCCATCTTGGTCTACGAACGATACGCGTGGAttgtcttcttcgtcatctttctcatcatcttcggCGAAACCGGCAAGTACGCCGACAACTCGACTCCCGCCTCCATCACTGGCGCGACGTTAAGCGGTGCGGTTCTCAGCTTGATTGCCATCGTGTACGGTTCCAGCGCTGCCTGGTGCACGACGGCCAGCGACTACTACGTCCACTATCGCGCCGACGTCAGCCGTACCAAGGTTTTCCTCATGACAAGCTTTGGAATTGCGATCCCGACATCGATTGGCATGCTGGCAGGTTGCGTGGTCGCCTCGTCTCTGAACACTCAGGCCGAATGGCGAGACACGTACGAGCATGACGGGTTGGGCTATCTGATTCAAGATATGCTCTACCCACGAGGATTTGCCAAGTTTCTTCTCACTTTGCTGGTGTTATCGGGCATCAATACCAACGTTATTAGCATCTATAGCGCATCTCTGTCCTTTCAGCAGCTGGCACGACCGCTGGCTTTGATTCCCCGGTTCGTCTGGACGCTGGTTTCGTTTGCGTGCATTCTTGCACTAGCAGTAGGTGGGCGAGAACAGCTCAACACGTACCTCCAAAACTTTCTAAGTCTCCTGGGGTATTGGTGCACAAGTTATGCCATCATATTGTTGGAGGAGCACTACATCTTTCGCAAAGGGAAGTTTGAGAATTACGATTTCGAGGGATGGAACGATCCTGCGAGGTTGCCGTTGGGTATCGGCGCGGCTACTGCGTTTGGGCTCGGCGTGGTGTCGTGGTGTATGGGCATGAATCAGACATGGTTCGTCGCACCCCTGGCCAAGGTAATTGGCGATAATGGCGGTGATGTTGCGAATGAATTGACGTTTGTGGTGACCGCGTTGGGATATCTGCCGGCGAGATATCTGGAGTTGAGGATTCTTGGCCGGTGA
- the DBP8 gene encoding ATP-dependent RNA helicase DBP8 codes for MPNRVAIRAPVDFEELNSASDVDNAPEVESSSESDYLDSSGARKRRRTASADDGGDSLDLDQAEDGDDSEDDEKHFQTVLSTIKAPSRIKRKTNHTQAEQEAMIQPSNPILAPTDPNTSFSSLNVRPWLVQSLANMAIKRPTGIQKGCIPEILKGRDCIGGSRTGSGKTVAFAVPILQKWAEDPSAIFGVVLTPTRELALQIYEQFKAISSPQSLKAILVTGGSDMRAQAIAMAQRPHVIIATPGRLADHIRTSGEDTICGLRRVRFVVLDEADRLLHAAGPGSMLPDVEECLSVLPPAAERQTLLFTATITPEVRALKSMPQKPGKQPVFVCEVDTQMLAIPTTLHQTHIQIPVTHKEHYLHVFLLTEANKDKTIIIFCNRTATADYLHHLLRLLDHRVTSLHSKLPQRQRIDNLARFRASAARILVATDVAARGLDIPEVSLVVNYDIPRDPDDYIHRVGRTARAGRTGESATFVGQRDVELVLGIENRVGRQMDAWEEEGVNLETRVLRDALKVVSEKKREALLEVEEGREVGGKRKRAKMKLRAE; via the coding sequence ATGCCCAACCGGGTAGCGATACGCGCCCCCGTGGATTTCGAAGAGTTGAATTCTGCCTCTGATGTCGACAATGCACCCGAGGTCGAATCCTCCTCCGAGTCGGATTACTTGGACAGTTCCGGGGCGAGAAAACGACGACGAACAGCATCtgcagatgatggcggcgattcACTGGACCTTGACCAAGCCGAAGACGGAGACGACAgtgaagatgacgagaaaCACTTCCAGACAGTACTTTCCACCATCAAGGCACCATCCCGAATAAAACGAAAAACAAATCATACCCAAGCTGAACAAGAGGCCATGATCCAACCGAGCAATCCAATTCTCGCACCAACCGACCCAAACACGAGCTTCTCTAGTCTCAATGTTCGGCCATGGCTCGTACAGTCGCTCGCGAACATGGCTATTAAACGACCTACGGGTATTCAAAAGGGCTGCATACCTGAAATTCTGAAAGGCCGAGACTGTATTGGTGGCAGCAGAACCGGTTCCGGAAAGACAGTCGCCTTTGCTGTTCCCATATTGCAAAAGTGGGCAGAAGACCCTAGCGCTATCTTCGGGGTTGTGTTGACGCCTACACGAGAACTGGCACTTCAAATATATGAGCAGTTCAAGGCTATTTCATCTCCACAGAGTTTGAAAGCTATTCTAGTCACCGGTGGCTCAGACATGCGAGCTCAAGCCATTGCGATGGCACAGCGACCGCACGTTATTATTGCTACTCCCGGCCGATTGGCAGATCATATTCGAACCTCTGGAGAGGACACTATATGCGGGTTGCGGCGGGTCCGTTTTGTCGTTCTTGACGAAGCTGATCGGCTGCTTCATGCTGCTGGACCCGGTAGTATGCTGCCTGATGTTGAGGAGTGCTTGTCGGTTCTTCCTCCTGCAGCGGAGCGGCAAACTCTCTTGTTCACGGCAACCATCACACCTGAAGTACGGGCACTAAAGAGCATGCCACAAAAACCAGGGAAACAACCCGTCTTTGTATGCGAGGTGGATACCCAGATGCTTGCTATTCCGACTACCCTACATCAAACCCATATTCAGATCCCCGTCACCCACAAGGAACATTACCTCCACGTTTTCCTTCTCACTGAAGcaaacaaggacaagaccatcatcatcttctgcaaCAGAACGGCTACTGCAGACTATTTACACCATCTTCTCCGACTCCTGGACCATCGCGTTACTTCTTTACACTCCAAGCTTCCTCAAAGACAGCGGATTGACAACCTCGCTCGATTCCGTGCATCCGCTGCTCGTATTCTTGTAGCCACAGATGTTGCTGCACGAGGTCTGGATATTCCTGAAGTGAGTCTTGTTGTCAACTACGATATTCCAAGGGACCCGGACGACTACATCCACAGAGTTGGTCGTACTGCTCGTGCCGGACGCACGGGTGAGTCAGCCACGTTTGTAGGACAACGAGATGTGGAGCTTGTGTTGGGCATTGAGAACCGAGTGGGCAGGCAGATGGATGCCTGGGAGGAAGAAGGTGTAAACCTGGAAACTAGAGTTCTTCGTGATGCGCTCAAGGTCGTgagcgagaagaagagagaggcGCTGCTGGAGGTTGAAGAGGGCAGAGAGGTTGGGGGCAAGCGAAAGAGAGCGAAGATGAAGCTTCGAGCTGAGTAA
- the CXT1_1 gene encoding Beta-1,2-xylosyltransferase 1: protein MLRRQLTVFAAFIFFTVCIYSALRISHQETKLVVKHTGNTRSDQSPLKPSLHEVQKLESTLTLAYEPTTINDARLKPTQAEELQEDWGDATTIHGGPRAKDVLSSKRHPIQHLMTDARRELEGTTKRQSKDLESAVKEYRRRYEIPPPPHFDKWFEFARSKNVQLIDEFDTIYNLITPFWGLKPKTIRDRAKEALGNDNALIGVAIRNHQISHMEGGMEWQRNATQGMLDGFLKYLPDMDLAFNIHDEPRVIVPHDDLTRLVKKAKTENMPASNSVKRPTNDFSKTSPELSDKMIFEQVKHSRFNSFSRQATWTHSRMSCPPESPARILEEDERWDDLSQYGVSELGFVYNSTAMADICFSPSLSSTYGFFDRPNTYKVVHDLFPIFSQSKISSYNDIIYPSPWYWYDKVKYKEEEDMPWDEKDSKLYWRGSTTGGFSRDGGWRRQHRQHFVKKINAGGQAKIVKNQGSQSRPKWAVTEVSRADYSTLTDVSFSHIGQCDEGDCKAQQAFFNVSSRVNQTDAWGYKYLLDMDGNAFSGRFLAFLQSMSLTFKFALFREWHNEWLKPWVHYVPLSLQGDDWLETVRFFNESSLGAEDGKNMAMESREWAAKTMRKEDMEVWFFRLLLEYARVIDDQRAIIGFDMFSSGKKL from the exons ATGCTGCGACGACAACTTACTGTTTTCGCAGCATTTATATTCTTCACAGTTTGCATATACTCTGCATTGCGAATATCACATCAAGAAACGAAATTAGTGGTTAAGCACACGGGTAATACTAGATCAGACCAGTCGCCGTTGAAGCCATCGTTACATGAGGTACAGAAGTTAGAATCGACCTTGACATTAGCATATGAGCCGACGACAATAAATGATGCACGTCTCAAACCAACACAGGCAGAGGAGCTGCAAGAGGATTGGGGTGATGCGACTACAATACACGGGGGGCCCAGGGCCAAGGATGTCTTGAGCTCGAAAAGACACCCCATTCAACATCTCATGACGGACGCAAGACGAGAGCTAGAGGGGACGACGAAACGACAATCCAAGGATCTCGAAAGCGCAGTGAAAGAGTACCGTCGGCGATATGAAATACCGCCGCCTCCCCATTTCGACAAATGGTTCGAATTCGCGAGATCCAAGAACGTCCAGCTCATCGACGAATTTGACACGATATACAATCTCATCACACCATTCTGGGGACTAAAACCGAAAACTATTCGAGACCGAGCCAAAGAGGCACTAGGAAATGACAACGCACTCATCGGCGTTGCCATACGCAACCACCAGATTTCACACATGGAAGGCGGCATGGAATGGCAGCGCAATGCTACGCAAGGCATGCTAGACGGCTTCCTGAAGTACTTGCCCGATATGGACCTCGCATTCAACATCCACGACGAGCCGAGAGTTATCGTCCCCCATGACGATCTAACGAGGCTTgtgaaaaaggccaagacggagaaTATGCCCGCGTCAAACTCGGTCAAGAGGCCCACGAATGATTTTTCCAAGACGTCCCCTGAGCTGAGCGACAAGATGATATTCGAACAAGTCAAGCACTCGAGGTTCAATTCGTTTAGCCGACAAGCAACCTGGACTCATTCGAGAATGTCATGCCCCCCGGAGAGCCCTGCCAGAATTCTAGAGGAAGATGAGCGATGGGACGACCTTAGCCAGTACGGTGTTAGCGAACTTGGCTTCGTGTACAACtccacggccatggcggacaTATGTTTCAGTCCCTCGCTCAGCTCGACATATGGCTTCTTTGACAGGCCAAATACATATAAAGTAGTGCATGACCTCTTTCCCATCTTCTCGCAGTCCAAGATCTCTTCATACAATGACATCATTTACCCTTCGCCGTGGTACTGGTACGACAAGGTCAAGTacaaggaagaagaggatatGCCCTGGGACGAAAAGGACAGCAAGTTATACTGGCGGGGTTCCACGACGGGCGGTTTTAGTCGCGACGGCGGTTGGAGGAGACAGCACCGTCAACACTTTGTCAAGAAGATTAATGCTGGAGGACAGGCAAAGATTGTCAAAAACCAGGGGAGTCAGAGTAGGCCAAAGTGGGCGGTAACCGAGGTCTCTCGCGCCGATTACAGCACTCTCACGGACGTTTCATTCTCTCATATTGGTCAGTGCGATGAGGGAGACTGCAAGGCGCAGCAGGCCTTTTTCAACGTTTCGTCTCGTGTGAATCAAACCGATGCCTGGGGATACAAGTACCTCCTGGATATGGATGGAAATGCCTTCTCAGGCAGGTTTTTAGCATTTTTACAAAGCATGAGCCTGACATTCAAGTTCGCCTTGTTTCGGGAATGGCATAACGAATGGCTTAAGCCGTGGGTTCATTATGTCCCGCTGAGCTTGCAAGGTGATGACTGGCTCGAGACTGTGCGGTTCTTCAATGAGAGCAGTTTGGGTGCGGAGGACGGGAAGAACATGGCGATGGAGAGCCGAGAGTGGGCAGCGAAGACGATGAGGAaggaggacatggaggtttGGTTTTTCAGGTTACTACTTGA GTATGCGCGCGTGATTGATGATCAACGGGCCATTATTGGTTTCGATATGTTTAGTTCGGGGAAAAAATTATAG
- the PUS7 gene encoding Multisubstrate pseudouridine synthase 7 — MSDKDKEHFNARAGSSYAASIGITHRTTPLKCSWTGDMRVRFSDFQVNEINTDGTVLHLRTIGLGNERTQLEQPQNSESNARNEDSSTPQDEKPQPEQTIEVPQEDVKVLEDLSTAQFAQDLVKLFNYGNGPSSNDANTATSPVIDDKPKRAQLHQEVRRIFKSRLETTTGHDGVIVANYVSPRKGKKSRGRRGQPGDDGPMGDYLHFTLYKDNRDTMDAANQIARLLRVKPQIIGYAGTKDRRASTTQRCSVRHQRKRALAGLNGKLWGISTGDYEYQEQPIHLGQLLGNEFVITLKNCKMAGETAAQSPSERLASMRNNVEPALKHMSSHGWINYFGHQRFGTHDVGTHQVGKLILGDDFEAAVNALLQYDPEIAAKAEAGQVPDEPSKKDDALRHLACMLFQTGKDLNRAVKVIPRRFAAESCILRHLTRMGKNSARDFAGAITHITRGLRSMYLHAYQSHVWNHAASQRYALHGNKVAKGDLVISDGETQPAAAERERDQDGDEVINPVEDEEDAPLRARALTEEEAASGKYTIYDIVLPSPGYDVIYPDNEIGQFYQEFMGREENGSLDPHKMRRLRREFSLPGRYRKLMQRFLVEPTVEFKLYEDDTEQMHPTDLDLINGAKKNGIQGKRKRDEDDRGPAKKIKADDGEGQAEAKMETANSEQEATSSNGAEANTETELPAEPTKIAVVVKFQLASSAYATVTLRELMGDRLDEVTPSDEGVGNS, encoded by the exons ATGTCGGATAAGGATAAGGAGCATTTTAACGCACGCGCGGGATCATCCTACGCGGCGTCAATTGGCATCACTCACCGAACCACGCCATTGAAATGTTCATGGACTGGCGACATGAGAGTCAG ATTCTCAGACTTCCAAGTAAATGAGATCAACACAGATGGAACAGTTCTTCATTTGCGCACGATTGGGCTTGGAAACGAGCGAACG CAGCTGGAGCAGCCTCAAAACAGCGAGTCAAACGCCAGAAATGAAGACTCAAGTACACCACAAGATGAAAAGCCTCAGCCGGAGCAAACAATTGAGGTCCCCCAGGAAGacgtcaaagtcctcgaaGACCTCTCCACAGCCCAATTCGCCCAGGACCTGGTCAAGCTCTTCAACTACGGCAACGGCCCTTCATCCAACGATGCCAACACAGCTACCTCACCTGTCATCGACGACAAGCCCAAACGCGCTCAGCTCCACCAGGAAGTCCGCCGCATCTTCAAGTCCCGTCTCGAAACCACCACCGGCCACGACGGagtcatcgtcgccaactACGTCTCCCCCCGCaaggggaagaagagcagAGGCCGTCGTGGTCAGCCGGGCGACGACGGACCAATGGGGGACTATCTCCATTTCACGCTGTACAAGGATAACCGCGACACCATGGATGCCGCCAACCAAATCGCCCGTCTGCTCAGAGTAAAGCCCCAAATCATCGGGTACGCGGGGACCAAGGACCGCCGCGCATCGACTACGCAGCGCTGCTCAGTGCGACATCAGCGCAAGCGAGCGCTGGCAGGGCTCAACGGCAAGCTCTGGGGTATATCGACCGGCGACTACGAGTACCAGGAACAACCCATTCACCTGGGccagctcctcggcaacGAATTCGTAATCACCCTCAAGAACTGCAAAATGGCAGGCGAAACCGCCGCACAGTCGCCCTCGGAGCGCCTCGCCTCCATGAGGAACAATGTCGAACCAGCGCTCAAACACATGTCCTCCCACGGATGGATCAACTACTTTGGCCACCAGCGCTTCGGCACCCACGACGTAGGCACGCACCAGGTCGGCAAGCTCATCCTCGGAGACGACttcgaggccgccgtcaacGCCCTCCTCCAATACGACCCCGAAATCGCAGCCAAGGCCGAAGCTGGCCAAGTCCCCGACGAGCCCTCCAAGAAGGACGACGCCCTCCGCCACCTCGCATGCATGCTCTTCCAAACAGGCAAGGACCTGAACCGAGCCGTCAAGGTCATCCCGCGGCGGTTCGCGGCAGAGTCATGCATCCTCCGCCACCTCACCCGCATGGGGAAGAACTCGGCGCGGGACTTTGCAGGCGCCATCACCCACATTACGCGTGGCCTGCGATCCATGTACCTCCACGCCTATCAGTCGCACGTGTGGAACCACGCCGCCAGCCAGCGGTACGCCCTGCACGGCAACAAGGTCGCAAAGGGCGACCTGGTCATTTCCGATGGCGAGACTCAGCCTGCGGCCGCCGAGCGGGAGCGGGACcaggacggcgacgaagtCATCAACcccgtcgaggacgaggaagatgcaCCCCTGCGTGCTCGCGCCCTCaccgaggaagaagccgccagcGGCAAGTACACCATTTACGACATTGTTCTCCCTTCGCCGGGCTACGACGTCATCTATCCGGATAATGAAATTGGCCAATTTTACCAAGAGTTCATGGGTCGCGAGGAGAATGGTAGTCTTGACCCGCACAAGATGCGTCGCTTGAGAAGAGAGTTTAGCCTCCCAGGACGGTATAGGAAGCTGATGCAGAGGTTTTTGGTTGAGCCTACTGTGGAGTTCAAGCTGTATGAGGACGATACAGAGCAGATGCACCCCACAGACTTGGATTTGATCAACGGTGCCAAGAAGAATGGGATTCaagggaagaggaagagagatgaagatgaccGTGGCCCTGCCAAGAAAATcaaggctgatgatggcgagggccaGGCTGAAGCAAAGATGGAGACGGCGAATAGCGAGCAGGAGGCTACGAGTAGTAACGGTGCCGAGGCAAACACCGAGACAGAATTGCCCGCCGAACCTACCAAAATAGCTGTTGTCGTCAAGTTCCAGCTAGCAAGCAGTGCCTACGCAACAGTCACGCTCAGAGAGCTAATGGGTGATCGGTTGGATGAGGTTACACCATCAGACGAAGGGGTGGGCAACTCATGA